In Gouania willdenowi chromosome 17, fGouWil2.1, whole genome shotgun sequence, one DNA window encodes the following:
- the LOC114479140 gene encoding choline transporter-like protein 5 — MAAPRVSPSKASVTHGETHQFDSSFKGPTSKRKCTDVFCCFIFILVILTYLGLGAVAWIHVDLRKLLHPTDSYGWSCGEEGTSNANKPFLFYFNILKCSNPSLMLSLHCPTPQVCVSQCPQSFFSLAEVQLNISSWSFYRNFCRPGFNQPEKSLSDLLADEDCPSFIMPSTPGWLPYPSSSCWLLFDV; from the exons ATGGCTGCTCCCCGGGTCTCACCGAGCAAAGCTTCTGTAACTCACG GAGAAACTCATCAGTTTGACTCTTCCTTTAAAGGCCCGACCAGCAAACG GAAATGCACCGACGTCTTCTGCTGTTTCATCTTCATCTTAGTCATCCTCACTTACCTCGGCCTCGGAGCAGTgg ccTGGATTCACGTTGACCTCAGAAAGCTTCTCCATCCGACCGACAGCTATGGTTGGTCGTGCGGTGAGGAAGGAACATCCAACGC AAACAAACCCTTCCTGTTCTACTTCAACATCCTGAAATGTTCCAACCCTTCACTGATGCTCAGCCTGCACTGCCCCACCCCTCAG GTGTGTGTATCCCAGTGTCCTCAAAGCTTCTTCTCATTGGCTGAGGTTCAGCTCAACATCAGCTCCTGGAGCTTCTACAGAAATTTTTGCAGACCTGGATTTAACCAACCAGAGAAG TCGTTGTCAGATCTTCTTGCTGATGAAGACTGTCCATCCTTTATCATGCCGAGCACCCCAGGTTGGTTACCTTATCCTTCTTCCTCCTGTTGGTTACTGTTTGATGTGTGA